The genomic segment agtgcgtgcgtgtgcgcacgTAGCAGTCTCTCGCTCGCCTCGGTGCATCATATTGCCTGCGAACATGACGACGCGCGGTCCCACTCGCTGCCACGGgttaacacacacaaaaaacaaggtTGTGACACGACTTAATTAGAAATGAGCCCGGTAGTAAAAGATCAAATAAACAACATCTATATCGCTGCCATCACGAAGATGACACCGCGTATTTtatagggcagggcagggcagcacATGAAAATCGCGATTTAATCTGGATTTTACACACCAGAGGAAATTTCAGAGGAAATCAATATCTTGCCACGAATGAGCCACATCTAAATCTACAGATCTTTCCCCATCAGTTGTAATGCTCGTTGATTATTTAATCCTAAACATTGATAAATTAGACGTGCAAATTAATTTGTCTTTGGGTCAAAGATAAATAAAAGCATAACTATCTACATTTAAAACAGAGTGTTAGaacatctcagcgggtcaggcagcatttgtggagggaatggacacaacGTTTCcgttcgggacccttgttcagactgatcagaAACTGGACACCGCCTCTAGTATACTTCATCACACCTCCCTctgatcggtctgaagaaggaccccgtaCCGATacctcgcctgtccatttcctccagagatgttgcttgatccGATGTTCGCCCTTCATCAGACCGATtgcagggggcggggggggagttggagaaagctggaaaagagatgggagcgggccaaagcctggcaagtgaggaGTGTTACAGTTGAGTTTGATTGgctgatgggtggagtaagtcacCACGGCTATAATTGAAAAGGGGACAAAAGGTGTCAGAAATTGAGTGACATGTGAAATTGagtgagggatataggtggatggggctgggcaaggggaaagagggggaatggTGATGGACCCAGGGATGAGACCAGATCGTATGAAGGAGAACAGTAAGGGTGATGAGAGGGGGCTAGGAATGTGCTTTGTGAAGCATAGgcaagagaggaggtgggggatattacttgaaattggaaaattcaatcttCATACAATTGGGTGGTACGAAGCAACCaagagtttgtgtgtggcctcactctggcaatggagcagGCCAAAGACAGAGCGGACAGTATGCAAATTTGgaaggaagttaaaatggttagtaactggGAGATATAACAGACCTTGGCtgaccgagtgcaagtgtttggAAATATGGTAGACTAGTGAGTGACACATAGAGGTGGTGTTAGCTGAATGATAAAACTTGGTGTACAACAGACACTAAGTTTGGATGCTAAGTAGAGGAGCTGAATTTAAACTGAAATGTCAGAGCATAAAATCTGAACACTGAAAATGGGAGATACCAGGCTAGAATGGCTTTGATGTTGGCAATGGAACTGGTAAATTCATCCAACCAGTTCCCTTTCTAACATGAGGTGCTCCCGATGTAACCAAACCATAACCACTGTGGTCAGTTCCCAAGTAATAATAACATTGATTAGATTTCATAATTCCACGCTGGGCCTGTACACTTATCTTTGCATCAAGGCACCTGGCAGCTCAGCGTTCTCTCGTCTTTGGCTAGATTGTAtttatggatagcatgcaaaacaaagctttttactctaCCTTGCTACAGGTGGCAATAATAATTCTaaaccagggtggaaatatccaacactaaaGGAcagagctataaggtgagagggggaaagtttaatggagatgtgcgggcaagttttttttacacagtgtgttgggggcctggaatgcaatgccagggttggtggtggcggcagatatgatagtggtgtttaaactTTCAGGTAGGCACATAAAGCAAGAATGGAGAGATATGCATTATGTACAGTCAGATACAAtaagtttaacggcatcatgtttggcacaaacgtaATTCTATGATCATTTAGATAGCAGGCTtagttttttaaaatttaaattattccTGCCAACTCGCATCATACTGGACTTGCTGGATCTTTGCCCACTCACTTATTCtattcatgcccccccccccgtagCCTTCTAGCGCTCTCTTTATAATGGTATGAattaaaatgttggaaatgctcagcagtacAGTCAGCATCTGCGCATGGAGAAACAGATTTAACACATCAATGTTTTTTCTACATGTACCAAGTACAGTAAATATTTtattgcatacagatcagtaagagtATTGCCATACATAAATAAGTACAATCCCTGATTAAGTACAGAATGCATTCAAAcaacccactgagtctatatgcaagtGTCGTCAGgctttggcaccatttccaaagtcccaGCAGTAGCTTCAATTCCGGATCGCCAATGAACcattgtccctctcctcgccgggccaccttcagcctttgtgccccaAGGGCAGGGGGAGTCCTAGTTCTGATGAAAGCTCATTGACTTGAAGCATTAACTCTTACTCTTTCCAACCTGCTTCATCCTTCTACTTGTTTTCAACCAAGATACATCCAAGACCAGACAACATTTATCTGTTTgtttcctccatagatgttgcctgacccgctgagttcctccagcgcttatCGTTTAGCTCAGCATGCCAACTTCAGTAAGATGAATGATTCCATTTgtaaggaacagcttcatcccctcttgttattaggcttctgaacggcccttccataagttagggtattgtctgattcacctctacaccaTGGTGTGAACTGGCCTTGGAAcaggtgtgctacaatgctgagaacaatattctgcactgtaactttccctttgctctatctgttgtacttgagtttgacgattgcatTCATGTATTGTAAATccggtgtggtgggtgtatggaatgagttggcggtggaggtagttgaggcaggtaccattatAACATTTGAGGGACAATTggacggatacatggataggataggtttagaaggttatgggccaagtgcgtgtaggtgtgactagtgtggatgagaacatattggtcggtgtgggcaagttgggccgaagagccggtttccacgctgtggactctatgatctgtttggatagcatgcaaagctttTCAATCATTGTACCTCGGCACAGGTGACATTAGTAAATAAACGCCCACAACTCCCGTTCCTCTCCACTACCCCGAGCTCAAATAAGATTCACCCTGCACCCCTCACACTCCCCACCCAATTCAGCCATGACAACCTCTGCCATTACCATCTCCCTCCCGTTCCCATGACCCGTGTCCAGGTCGAAATATCATGTTTCCAGACATTCATTTTGGTGTTGACACACAGTCTTTTGccgttcttttttttaattaaaaaaaaatcaaaataaactttattcaagatGAAAAATATACACAAATCAAGAACTGCGCAATACATCTTCCGACGTTCTCGGAAGCTACACATTAGCGACGTCTCGTCGTGGTCACAGAAATATCATTATATCCGGAACCATTGCCACTCATGTGCCtcatggggtgatatcccttccctcctTTGATGCTTCAGTGTCGCTGACCATTTATGATGCTAGCGAGGCTGTAAGTGGATCTGTTTGATTTATATATGCTGCAACGCTTAGCGCTTTAAATTTTGAAGAGgaacccgccccccctccctccccctctcattctttcTCGCTTCCTCCCTCCTGTTCCGCGACTGGGAGTCCTCGTCGGCCGGGCTGTTGCGAAGCCTTGATTGTCATCCGCGTCACTGCACTTTGAGCCTGAATCGTTCCCTCGGTTGTTTAATGTCTTTCCCTCCCCTTTATATAGGGGCAGGTTCTGCCGTGCTACCGCGGGAGCCGGGGCTGTCCAGACGTACGAGGAAAAAGAGAATGCGGTTTTAGTGGGGTCTTTTTTGTTCCCACTATTGAGTTCGTTCCAGCGGAGAAACGACTTGCCTGACACTGATGGAGAAGCCAGCGGTGCATTCGAGCCTGTGCATTCCGCGGAACTTCAGTTGCATGGCCGAGCTGTACAGCAGTTTGGCCGAGGAATGTGCCGGCGCCGGTCTGGAAGGAGGGAACGAATGTCACCCCGTGTGTCAGCATCAAGAGAGGAGCCGAGAAGGCTCCAGCAACTGCGGCGGCTTTCCCAGCCCGGGTCAGCGCAGGAGGGCCAAGTCGTTGCCGGCTCCCGCCGACCGGAGCGGCACTTCCCTGGAGAAAGCCAGCGTCTGCCGCGCCAGCAGGAAGAGCGTCCGCTTCGCAGACTCCTTGGGTCTGGAGCTGACCACCATCAGGCACTTCTGCGACGCCGACATGCCCCAGATCCCTCACCGGGTCATGGCCAGGCTGAGGAAAGAACGACCCGAGCGAATGCTGCCCGCCAACATGATGGACTTCCTGCTGGACAACACGGCACACACCCTGGAACCCATGTTCATCGACCCGGCCAGTTGCCCCGGCTTCCTGGAGAGGGTAAGGACGGACAAGGTTTGCTTGGAGACCATCTCCACCGACAACTTCAGTGTCCTGGGGCTCGTCagggtctccaacatctcctacGAGAAACAGGTGTTGGTCAGATACACCCTCAACCAGTGGACATCATACGTGGACATTGGAGCCAGCCACAACGCGCACTCTGTCGACGGCCAGACCGACACCTTCTCCTTCAAACTGGTCACCCCACTTTTCCTGGACACGGGCGGCACTCTCCAGTTCGCTATCCGCTACTCGGTAGCAGGTCAAGAGTTCTGGGACAACAACAAAGGCCACGACTATCATGTACTAAGCCACAAGGTCAAAATTTCGCCACCCAAGGACTGGGAGAACGGCTGGATTCACTTCATTTGAGCCAAGAAGGGGGGGGAGTTTATTTACAGCATCAGGGATGGTGGTACAGTATTTGACAGTCTCTCTCGCCCAGTCCTCCCCGTCTGCTACAAGGTTTCGGTTTCTGTTTGAAGGTAAATTCTACCGTGGGACCACCGTGAGA from the Leucoraja erinacea ecotype New England chromosome 17, Leri_hhj_1, whole genome shotgun sequence genome contains:
- the LOC129705342 gene encoding protein phosphatase 1 regulatory subunit 3E, whose amino-acid sequence is MEKPAVHSSLCIPRNFSCMAELYSSLAEECAGAGLEGGNECHPVCQHQERSREGSSNCGGFPSPGQRRRAKSLPAPADRSGTSLEKASVCRASRKSVRFADSLGLELTTIRHFCDADMPQIPHRVMARLRKERPERMLPANMMDFLLDNTAHTLEPMFIDPASCPGFLERVRTDKVCLETISTDNFSVLGLVRVSNISYEKQVLVRYTLNQWTSYVDIGASHNAHSVDGQTDTFSFKLVTPLFLDTGGTLQFAIRYSVAGQEFWDNNKGHDYHVLSHKVKISPPKDWENGWIHFI